Part of the Candidatus Krumholzibacteriota bacterium genome is shown below.
GCCTGTAATGCTTTTGGGGTCGACTAAACCGTTCGAAAAGGTAGGGACATACGCAGCTCCATTTCTCAAGATCGGTCCTTCGGCGAGAGCTGCCGGTATGGGAAACGCCTTCACGGCTATAGCCGACGACGCGACAGCGATCTACTGGAACCCGGCGGGAATGGTTGAGATCAACCGTACTCAGGTAACCTTGAACTCTACTCTTTGGCCGGCTGATATCGATGTCTATTTCGTGGGGGCGGTCTTTACCACTCCCTACCTTCCCGGAACGTTCGGGATAAGCGCGAGGGCGCTGGTCATGGATCCCCAGGTCGAGAGAACGATATATATGCCGGAAGGGACAAAACGTTTCTTCGATGCCGGTGATATGTCATTCGGACTCTCGTACGCGACCTATTTTACCGACAAGTTCTCTGCCGGTTTTACCGGGCATTTCATTCATATGGGACTTGCCGACAAGAGCGTGGAGACGATGGCGTTCGATTTCGGGCTTATCTACAGGATAGGGATACAGGGGATGAGACTTGGTATGATGATCCAGTCTCTTGGCGGTGAAGTCGATTTCGACGACCGCTCGTCGAAGATGCCGACACTGTTCAAAGTCGGTTTGAGCATGGATGCCTACAGAAGGGGTATGCATGCTGTCCTCGCGGCCGGTGAGTTTTCCCATCCTTCCGATAACAAGGAACGGATGAATGTCGGTATGGAGTATGTCTTCAACCAGTTCTTCTATCTGAGATCGGGATATAATATCAATTATGATACTTCGAAACTGGGCTGGGGTGTCGGATTCAGAGTCGATACAAGTCAGACCTCCGATCTTGGATTCGATTATGCCTGGGAGGATCTTGATTACCTTGGATCGACCCACCGTGTGACACTGAACTTCAGTTACTAGGGGGGTGGATACGGGGGGTATGAAGACCTCCTGTCGATATGAGAAGAAATATTGCTCTTGCTGTGGTCCTACTGTTGATCCTGGGGTTGAACTCCGGTCTTTCCAATGGAGGATCACTGAGAGGCGAAGGTGATTTCGAGTTCTATCTCGATGCCGGTTCGCTTCCTCTCAAGGGCGAGAAGGTACTTGAGATATTTCAGATAGCAGTTCCTACGAAAGAAATAAAATATGAGAAGAAAGACGACGGCTTTGAGGCTGTCGTCTCTGTTTATCTGGCGATCGGTCGCGACGGCGAAAAGATCTATGAAAAACAACTGATGATCCGCGATTCCAGGGTTGTGGAGCCTTCATCTGCCGACCTGGCGGGATTTCTTTATATTTCCGATTCATGCAGCGTTGATCCGGGTATATATCACCTGACCGTTCGGTTGGAGGACCGGAGCAGGAGAAAGAAGACCCTGCTCGGTGCTTTGCGGAACAAACACTTTTATTCGCTTATAGAGAACGAATTGCTCGATATAAGATCGTTTGATCATACCAGGATCGTCATGAGTGATCCATTCCTTCTCTGGGGCCGCGACAGTGATGGCAGATTCATTCCCAATCCGATGAGTGTCTACGGCCTGAAGAACGATACCCTTACCGTCTTTACGCAGGCCAGGTTGCCGGACGGCGTCGACAGGCCTGAAATCGAGATATATATGACGATTCTCAACGACAGGGGAATGGTAGTCGACTCCCTTGGTTTTAACGCTCGGGTCAGAGGCGGGAGAGCGGCGATCCTTGGACGTTTCGATGTCAATAAATGGGAGGCTGGCGGGTACAGGGTGAATATATCGGCATCGTCCCGGCCGAGCCTCTTTGCGATGACAGGGAAGGATTTCAATATCGCGTGGGAACTTCTAAACTGGCAGAGGCCGCGAAGGGATGTCCTCGGTGAAGCAAGGATCATATTCAACGATTTCGAATTTGATGAATTCAAAAGCGTCGGTATTGGACAGCAGGAATCGATCCTTAACGAATTCTGGAAGAAGCTCGATCCTACTCCCCATACGGCGGTCAACGAGAATTACGAGATATTCACCGACAGGGTAAGGTACGCCGATTCCCACTTCAGCGATCATCGGAAAGGATCGCTGACGGACAGGGGGCAGATATACGTAAGGTTCGGTCCACCCGAAGATATACTGGAGGAAAGCGTTCCGTTCAACAGGACCGATCTCGATGAAGTCATCGACAAGCTCGATGACCAGTACAAGGTAGTGATCCATAATACGTACAAAGGCTTCGGGACGGAAGCAGTGAACATATATGACATGACGACAGATCGCGCGAAGTTGTACCGGGGCGGTGGCATGGATACCGGTGCTTACCAGCTCTGGCTCTATTCCCTGAAGGGGCGTCCGCTTTTCGAGAGGGACGACCTGATGTCGATAAACTCCGGATTGAGGTTTCTCTTTATCGACAAGGATGGCGTCGGCGCCTATGTCCTGGTCGGGACTTCCGATGATTTCAAGGATGAATCGCGTGGTTCAAGTTCGATCATGGAATAGATTCGGGCGGTTTGAAGAGGCAGGGAATTTTTGGTTGACAATGATAATAGTATCAAGTATTTTACAGCCGTTAAGAGAGATTGGATTTACTTGTTTGTAATCAATTGAGGTCCGTATTCCAACGGATGTTGTTATCATTCTAATCCGTTTTCCGTAGAAGGAGCGCGTCGTATGGTAGAGAGAAGGTACACGGTAAGGGCTGTTATTGTTGGTTTCATTCTTTGTCTAGTCGCTGCCTCACCCGTAGTTCTTCTGGCTCAGGAAGCTATAGAAGAAGCGTCAGCCCCTGAAATGACATTGCAGTCGGCTCAGGATTCAATTGGAACAGCCAGGAATGATTCGATGGTTGTCGCTAATGATGTCGCTGATATGGCCGAGAGAAAGAGACTCGGTGTAGTGCTCTACAACCTTAAGCACAGCGGGATCGGCGAGAAGTATGTAGATGGTGGAAACTTCATGCATGCTCTCCTTTTAGCGTCGATCGTCGGAGTCGTCTTTATCATAGAAAGACTTGTTACTCTCGCCCGTGCGCGCGTCAACGTGAGAAAGCTCATGGGGGAAGTCCTCGGAGCTATCAAATCTGAGGGAATCGACGGAGCGATGCGCGTATGTGAACGCACAAGAGGTCCGATCGCGGCCGTTCTTCACTCGGGGCTTCTAAGGTCGGGGCGTGGTCCGGAGGCGGTAAAGGAAGCTATCGAGACCGCCGGATCGATCGAGACTTCGTTTCTCGAGCGCGGCCTCGTGGCGATCGCCACAGTGGCGCAGGTAGCCCCGCTTCTCGGGTTCCTTGGTACGGTATCGGGTATGATCAGCGCGTTTGCCGCTATCGCTTCGGCGGAGCAGGTAAGCGCCAAGGTAGTAGCCTCCGGTATCGAGGAAGCTCTTATCACGACGGCTACAGGTCTTATAATCGCTATTCCGGCAAGCATAGGGCACTCGTTCTTCGTGTCCCAGATCGACCGTTTCGTCCTCGAGATGGAGGAAGCATCGGCCGAACTGGTAAATGAGCTTATCGAACTGAATATTTCCAAGTAGCGGTATGGAGCTGAACAAATGATCAAGAAAAGCTCAAAAGTCTCATCTGAATTCAGTACTTCATCGATGTCGGATATCAACTTCCTGCTGCTCATCTTCTTTCTGGTGACGACGATGTTCGCTGTTGAAAAGGGGCTGCCGATGGCGTTGCCGGGGCAGGAGTCGAAATCCGTGAAGTTGAAGAAGGACAACGTCGTCGTTCTTCAGGCGTACGCGAACGGATCGATCGTCGTCAGGGGATCGGGGCCGGTAAGGCTGGAAGATCTCAAACTTTTCGTCGAGAACAAACTGATTCAGAACAGCAAAGCTGTTATCGTAATCGAGACGCATCCTGACGCCGATTATGGTCTTATGATAGATATTCTCGATGAGCTGCGCCTGGCAAATGCCGAGCGCATATCGTTGAGGACTATGAAATCAGGCGCGTAGAGGAGAATAGTTTTGAAGATAAGCAAGACTCAGGGTGTCGCAAGCAGTATTCCCACAGGATCGATGGCTGACATCATCTTTCTTCTGCTGATCTTTTTTATGGTGACTACGATTTTCAAGATGGAAGAAGGATTGCCGATTACCCTGCCGAGAGCCGAGACAGGCAGCGAACTGGAAAGAGAAAGGCTCGTTCATGTATGGGCCGACCGGTATAACAGGGTCAGCATCAATGACAAACTCGTACCTGTCGATTATATAGACGCGGTAATTAAATCAAGGTTTGAAGAGAACCCTGCTCTGATCGTAGCTTTCAATATAGATCACAGAACGAAATACAATCTTGTCTCCGATATCATAGAGCAGTTGAAAGAAGCCAACGCCGTAAACGTGACATTCGTCTCGGTCGGCGATGATTGATCCTATCGACACAAGGGGTAAAGGGTGGCTACAGTAGCTATTGCAAATCAGGAGTTTAAGGGAGGATACAACAGGTATCTGAGGAATTCTCTCTATGCTGCCATGGTGATACATTTCGTCACGATCTATTTCTCTCCTCCCTTTGAGTTCAAACCATACGTGTTGAAGGAGCAGGAGTTTATCGTCGTAGAGACTGCCGACGATTTCGAATTGCCTCCTCCGCCCCAGGAGATCGATCAGCCGGTAATCCCGATGGAAGCGGCAGAAGGGGAGGAAGTGGATGAGGATACCGAGATAGCTCCGACGAGTTTCGACAGGATCGACAATCTTCCGCCTCCACCTCCGCCTCCGACGGAAAACGCGCAGGAGTTCTACGCCTTCGATGAACCTCCTCAACTTGTCAAATACGTATCTCCGAAATATCCGAACCTCGCACAGTCGGCGGGTATCGAAGGCACGGTAACTATCAGGGTCGTCGTTGGGATCGACGGAAAGGTCGAGAGCGCGAGCGTGCTTCAATCGGACGTCACGCCGGCAATGGAACGGGCTGCCATTACGGCCGCGAAGCAGTTTGTCTTCAAACCTGCCAAACAGAGGACAGTTCCGGTTAGAGCCTCGATGGCTGTCCCGATCAGGTTCAAACTGCACGGCAGATAATGCCGGTATCAGAATCATCGAATTCAAAGCCCGGTCCTTCCGGGCTTTTTTAATGTACTAACCGTTATCATTTGATATAGAATGAATCTTGTTTGAAACCTCGGAGCCTGTTCAATCGTACAATTAAATAGTTGTCGTTGAACAAACTGGATTTCTGACCGGGAGAAAGGTATGAGTATGAGATCTGTAGCGATATTATTACTGGCAGTCTTTCTGACCTTCGCCTCTACGGGGTTGCCCGGAGGTGCTGTTTTTTCTTCGGCCGCGTCGGCGCAGGAGGTCTTTTCGCTCGACGAATGTATCGACCTGGCTTTGAAAAACAATCCGGATGTCCATCTGGCCCGGGAGAACCTGAAAAAGTATGAAAGTTCCGTGAAATACAGCTACGGAAATCTGCTGCCGAATCTCTCCGCCGCCGTTTCGTCAGGGCATGTCTATTACGGACCTTCATCGGTCCAGTTCGATTCCCAGGGTCGCCCCGTACAGACGAGCGGATTCGATTATAATAACTACGGGTTCAGAATGACTTCGGACATGGTCTTCTTCGACGGAGGAGGAAACTACAGCCGAATCAATAACGCGAGGCACACGAGGGACGGGGCGAGGGAACAGTTTCAGTACAGTAAGGATCTTTTGACAGCGGACGTGATCAGGGCGTATTACAATCTGGTCAGAAGCAAGATGCTTTATATTGTAACTGAAGAGTCGATGGAACAGGCGGGCAAGAACCTGTCAAGATCGGAAGCCCTTCTTGAGGTCGGTTCGGCAACAAGGGCCGATGTCCTGAAAGCGAAAGTGCGTTATTCAAATACTCGTCTTTCAATGATCAGCGCCCGCAACCGGATCGAACTGGCCAGGGAAGAACTCGCGGCGCTTCTGAACACGCGCTCCGATCAGCTGATAGATGTCGATACGACATTGATCATAGATATCGTCGATCCCGATCCTGAAGAGGAGATCACTTTCGCGATCGAACACAGATCGGACCTTAAAAGTCTCGATTGTTTCAAAAAAGCGGCGAAATCGGGTATCACCAGGGCGAGAAGCGGATGGTTTCCCGTCATCGGGGCGAACTTCGGATATTACTGGAACGATCGCGCGATGGCTGAAAATTTCAATTTCTTCAAGGAAGAATATCAATGGAATATTACCGGTTACATAAGCCTGAATATTTTCGACAGGTTTATGACCAGCACTAATATCGCTTCAGCCAAAGCTGATTACAGGATCGCCGAATACAATCTTGAAAAAAGCAGGTTGTCGGCGGTCAAGGAGATCAAATCTCTTCTTTTCGGTATACGCGAAGCAAGTGAGAGAATAGACGTGGCGACGGAGACTGTGGAACAGGCGACAGAGGATGTAAGGCTGGCCGAAGAGAGATACAGGGTCGGCGCTGGAACGATGCTTGAGACTATCGACGCCCAGGTCGCCTTGACGCAGGCGAAAGCCGATGTCATAGAGGCAAGGTGCGATTATCTCGTCGCGGTAGCCGATCTGGCCCGTGCCACGGGGCGAAGGACAGGCATTAAATAAGGAATCTGCCGCAGATAGCAGGAACATGGGAGAGTCAGGATGTTGATCAGTGTCAAAGAATTGACGAAGGTATACGAAGTCGGGGCGGAGAAGATAAGGGCTGTGGCCGGTGTCGACCTGCAGGTCTCAAAGAACGAATACCTGTCGGTGATGGGTCCGTCAGGTTCGGGTAAATCGACTCTGATGAATATACTCGGGTGTCTCGACACGCCGACTTCAGGATTTTATTCATTGAATGGCCAGGAAGTAAGTGGACTGAGTGATGATGAACTTGCCTATATCAGGAACAAGGAGATAGGCTTTGTCTTTCAGACTTTTAACCTCCTTCCGCGGGCTACCGCTCTTCAGAATGTGGAACTGCCCCTTATATACGGTGGAATACCCGCTGACGAAAGGAATGAGAGGGCGAAAAAAGCGCTCGAGGCAGTCGGCCTTACCGCGAGGGCTGCCCATAAACCGAGCGAGCTTTCCGGCGGGCAGAGGCAGAGGGTAGCCATCGCCAGAGCCCTGGTCAACAATCCATCGATTATTCTTGCCGACGAACCTACCGGCAATCTCGACAGCAGCACCGGCAATGAGATCATGAGTATTTTCAAAACGATACATTCCGCGGGGAATACGATAATCATGGTCACTCATGAAGAATATATTGCCGAACATTCCAAACGTGTTGTCAGATTGCTCGATGGTTTGATATCATCAGATAAAATGATCGCGAAAAATTGATTTCTGATTTTTTAGGAGCCAGTCAGGGGGGTTCAATGAAAAAGAAATTCTGGATTATTCTGGGCGCTGTCGTAATCATCTCATTTTTCATAATAGTCAATATCAAGGCTAAAAAAGGAAAATCGCTCCCTGTTCAGACGGAGAAGAGCGAGCAGAGGGATCTCTCTATGATCATATCGGCTTCGGGGAGCATCCGTCCTAAAAGGCAGGTCGACATCAGCGCCAGTACTATCGGGA
Proteins encoded:
- a CDS encoding PorV/PorQ family protein; translation: MKSKVLIGFMVLMVVPVMLLGSTKPFEKVGTYAAPFLKIGPSARAAGMGNAFTAIADDATAIYWNPAGMVEINRTQVTLNSTLWPADIDVYFVGAVFTTPYLPGTFGISARALVMDPQVERTIYMPEGTKRFFDAGDMSFGLSYATYFTDKFSAGFTGHFIHMGLADKSVETMAFDFGLIYRIGIQGMRLGMMIQSLGGEVDFDDRSSKMPTLFKVGLSMDAYRRGMHAVLAAGEFSHPSDNKERMNVGMEYVFNQFFYLRSGYNINYDTSKLGWGVGFRVDTSQTSDLGFDYAWEDLDYLGSTHRVTLNFSY
- a CDS encoding GWxTD domain-containing protein, with the translated sequence MRRNIALAVVLLLILGLNSGLSNGGSLRGEGDFEFYLDAGSLPLKGEKVLEIFQIAVPTKEIKYEKKDDGFEAVVSVYLAIGRDGEKIYEKQLMIRDSRVVEPSSADLAGFLYISDSCSVDPGIYHLTVRLEDRSRRKKTLLGALRNKHFYSLIENELLDIRSFDHTRIVMSDPFLLWGRDSDGRFIPNPMSVYGLKNDTLTVFTQARLPDGVDRPEIEIYMTILNDRGMVVDSLGFNARVRGGRAAILGRFDVNKWEAGGYRVNISASSRPSLFAMTGKDFNIAWELLNWQRPRRDVLGEARIIFNDFEFDEFKSVGIGQQESILNEFWKKLDPTPHTAVNENYEIFTDRVRYADSHFSDHRKGSLTDRGQIYVRFGPPEDILEESVPFNRTDLDEVIDKLDDQYKVVIHNTYKGFGTEAVNIYDMTTDRAKLYRGGGMDTGAYQLWLYSLKGRPLFERDDLMSINSGLRFLFIDKDGVGAYVLVGTSDDFKDESRGSSSIME
- a CDS encoding MotA/TolQ/ExbB proton channel family protein gives rise to the protein MVERRYTVRAVIVGFILCLVAASPVVLLAQEAIEEASAPEMTLQSAQDSIGTARNDSMVVANDVADMAERKRLGVVLYNLKHSGIGEKYVDGGNFMHALLLASIVGVVFIIERLVTLARARVNVRKLMGEVLGAIKSEGIDGAMRVCERTRGPIAAVLHSGLLRSGRGPEAVKEAIETAGSIETSFLERGLVAIATVAQVAPLLGFLGTVSGMISAFAAIASAEQVSAKVVASGIEEALITTATGLIIAIPASIGHSFFVSQIDRFVLEMEEASAELVNELIELNISK
- a CDS encoding biopolymer transporter ExbD, yielding MIKKSSKVSSEFSTSSMSDINFLLLIFFLVTTMFAVEKGLPMALPGQESKSVKLKKDNVVVLQAYANGSIVVRGSGPVRLEDLKLFVENKLIQNSKAVIVIETHPDADYGLMIDILDELRLANAERISLRTMKSGA
- a CDS encoding biopolymer transporter ExbD, with translation MKISKTQGVASSIPTGSMADIIFLLLIFFMVTTIFKMEEGLPITLPRAETGSELERERLVHVWADRYNRVSINDKLVPVDYIDAVIKSRFEENPALIVAFNIDHRTKYNLVSDIIEQLKEANAVNVTFVSVGDD
- a CDS encoding energy transducer TonB, whose translation is MATVAIANQEFKGGYNRYLRNSLYAAMVIHFVTIYFSPPFEFKPYVLKEQEFIVVETADDFELPPPPQEIDQPVIPMEAAEGEEVDEDTEIAPTSFDRIDNLPPPPPPPTENAQEFYAFDEPPQLVKYVSPKYPNLAQSAGIEGTVTIRVVVGIDGKVESASVLQSDVTPAMERAAITAAKQFVFKPAKQRTVPVRASMAVPIRFKLHGR
- a CDS encoding TolC family protein is translated as MSMRSVAILLLAVFLTFASTGLPGGAVFSSAASAQEVFSLDECIDLALKNNPDVHLARENLKKYESSVKYSYGNLLPNLSAAVSSGHVYYGPSSVQFDSQGRPVQTSGFDYNNYGFRMTSDMVFFDGGGNYSRINNARHTRDGAREQFQYSKDLLTADVIRAYYNLVRSKMLYIVTEESMEQAGKNLSRSEALLEVGSATRADVLKAKVRYSNTRLSMISARNRIELAREELAALLNTRSDQLIDVDTTLIIDIVDPDPEEEITFAIEHRSDLKSLDCFKKAAKSGITRARSGWFPVIGANFGYYWNDRAMAENFNFFKEEYQWNITGYISLNIFDRFMTSTNIASAKADYRIAEYNLEKSRLSAVKEIKSLLFGIREASERIDVATETVEQATEDVRLAEERYRVGAGTMLETIDAQVALTQAKADVIEARCDYLVAVADLARATGRRTGIK
- a CDS encoding ABC transporter ATP-binding protein, whose amino-acid sequence is MISVKELTKVYEVGAEKIRAVAGVDLQVSKNEYLSVMGPSGSGKSTLMNILGCLDTPTSGFYSLNGQEVSGLSDDELAYIRNKEIGFVFQTFNLLPRATALQNVELPLIYGGIPADERNERAKKALEAVGLTARAAHKPSELSGGQRQRVAIARALVNNPSIILADEPTGNLDSSTGNEIMSIFKTIHSAGNTIIMVTHEEYIAEHSKRVVRLLDGLISSDKMIAKN